The Roseicyclus marinus genome has a segment encoding these proteins:
- a CDS encoding gamma-glutamyltransferase family protein translates to MTFTTRPEITGTFGVATSTHWIASAVGMKILEQGGNAFDAAAAMGFVLNVVEPHLNGPLGDMPLMIRTAGADAPRMICGQGTTPAGATIAHYKSEGLTLIPGSGLLATVIPGAFGAFMLMLRDHGSLPLRDILEPAIHYARHGHPMLPRVANTIAGLADFFRDEWPTSFETWLPGGNAPTAGALFCNPDLADTWERLVTEAEKATGREAQIEAARHAFYEGFIAEAIDSYLRDACVMDAAGGRRKGVLTGQDMATWHASYEDPLSVDYHGWTVWKGGMWTQGPTLLQSLRMLEGIDVGAMDLRGADFVHTVTETMKLAFADREAYYGDPDHTDLPVETLLSRDYAAQRRALIGDRASLEQRPGQIAGLEAWARAAVERAGRDMAAGPGVGGGEPTMAHLTERRGDTVHLDVIDRWGNMVSATPSGGWLQSSPIVPGLGMPLNSRAQMFWLDEGLPTSLAPGRRPRTTLSPSMGQAPDGTELAFGTPGGDQQDQWQLILFLRLVHGRMNLQEAIDAPLFHTGHFQSSFYPRGTRPGHLMAEPAFGEAVLQALRDKGHEVEVSEPWAVGRLTAASRDTGGMLRAAATPRLMQAYAIGR, encoded by the coding sequence ATGACTTTCACCACCCGCCCCGAGATCACCGGCACCTTCGGGGTTGCCACCTCGACCCACTGGATCGCCTCCGCCGTGGGGATGAAGATCCTCGAACAGGGCGGCAATGCCTTCGATGCCGCCGCCGCGATGGGCTTTGTCCTCAACGTGGTGGAACCGCATCTGAACGGCCCGCTGGGCGACATGCCCCTGATGATCCGCACCGCAGGGGCCGATGCCCCGCGCATGATCTGCGGTCAGGGCACGACGCCCGCAGGCGCCACCATCGCGCATTACAAATCCGAGGGGCTGACGCTGATCCCCGGTTCGGGGTTGCTCGCGACCGTCATCCCCGGTGCCTTCGGGGCCTTCATGCTGATGCTGCGCGACCACGGCAGCTTGCCCCTGCGCGACATCCTGGAGCCCGCGATCCATTATGCGCGCCACGGCCACCCGATGCTGCCGCGCGTGGCCAATACCATCGCGGGCCTTGCCGATTTCTTCCGCGACGAATGGCCGACCTCCTTTGAGACATGGCTGCCGGGCGGCAACGCGCCTACGGCGGGCGCGCTGTTCTGCAACCCCGATCTGGCCGACACATGGGAACGCCTGGTGACCGAGGCGGAAAAAGCCACCGGCCGCGAGGCGCAGATCGAGGCCGCGCGCCATGCCTTCTACGAAGGCTTCATCGCCGAAGCGATCGACAGCTACCTGCGCGATGCCTGCGTGATGGATGCCGCAGGTGGCCGGCGCAAGGGCGTGCTGACGGGTCAGGACATGGCCACATGGCACGCCAGCTACGAGGATCCGCTGTCGGTCGACTACCACGGCTGGACCGTCTGGAAGGGCGGGATGTGGACCCAAGGTCCGACGCTCCTGCAATCGCTCCGGATGCTCGAAGGCATCGACGTGGGCGCGATGGACCTGCGCGGGGCCGATTTCGTCCATACCGTGACCGAGACGATGAAACTCGCCTTTGCCGACCGCGAGGCCTATTACGGCGACCCCGATCACACCGATCTGCCCGTCGAAACGCTGCTCTCGCGCGACTATGCCGCCCAGCGCCGCGCGCTGATCGGCGACAGAGCCTCGCTCGAGCAGCGCCCCGGCCAGATCGCGGGGCTCGAGGCCTGGGCGCGCGCCGCCGTCGAACGGGCAGGCCGCGACATGGCCGCCGGCCCCGGTGTCGGCGGGGGCGAACCCACCATGGCGCATCTGACCGAACGGCGCGGCGATACCGTCCATCTCGACGTGATCGACCGCTGGGGCAACATGGTCTCGGCCACGCCTTCGGGCGGCTGGCTGCAATCCTCGCCCATCGTGCCGGGCCTGGGGATGCCGCTCAATTCCCGCGCCCAGATGTTCTGGCTGGACGAGGGCCTGCCGACATCGCTGGCACCTGGCCGTCGCCCCCGGACGACGCTCTCGCCCTCGATGGGTCAGGCGCCCGACGGCACGGAACTGGCCTTCGGCACGCCGGGCGGCGACCAGCAGGACCAGTGGCAGCTGATCCTGTTCCTGCGCCTCGTCCACGGGCGGATGAACCTGCAAGAAGCGATCGACGCCCCCCTCTTCCACACCGGGCATTTCCAGTCGTCCTTCTACCCGCGCGGCACGCGCCCCGGCCACCTGATGGCCGAACCCGCCTTTGGCGAGGCCGTGCTTCAGGCGCTCCGCGACAAGGGGCACGAGGTCGAGGTGTCAGAACCCTGGGCCGTGGGTCGCCTGACCGCCGCCTCCCGAGATACGGGCGGCATGCTCAGGGCGGCGGCGACCCCGCGCCTGATGCAGGCCTATGCGATCGGCCGCTGA